From Epinephelus lanceolatus isolate andai-2023 chromosome 23, ASM4190304v1, whole genome shotgun sequence:
ATACTAAAACACGAAAAACTAAGGAAAGAGCGCAAATTATATTTACTTTGTAGGAAACAAGCATTACTGTAGcgtccttgttttttttatgttttagtgTTCTttaccagtggttcccaacaagtgggtcgcaggtccatcctcagtggaccacaagtgacttgcaaacatgtcaagtttgtaaaaaaacacacttcatgttGAAATACAGCAAATTTCAGCAtagctcttttttttccaagtgcTGATTCCTACTTTAGGATGAGTCTCTagtggacagctacttgacagagatagcaaactagctcgatgacatggcaaaacacaagtatgatgctgaatatattaaaatgtttgGACCTTAAattaatgactgaggagaaatctggaccccgttgctgcaccagttgggaaccactgtactCCAACTTGAGACTGTGCCAGGACAGGTTTTGGCACCCTCTGCTGGGATCTACTTGTTGTGCTGGTTGCCATCACCTCAAATTAACCCCACCTGTGTATATTGTTTGTGAAATTGCCAGAATACATGCTGAAGAAGGGTGTCTTACCCAAAACATCTGTGTGGCAAGATTAGTAAAACTGGACCCCTGTCTTAGTTTTTAATTCTTTTAACTGTTCATGAAAAGAGTTGTAAAGCTGTGGCTTCAGGGGAAGTTATGTGATGGAACTACTTCCCTGTGGGCACAGTGACTTCCTTGAGACTCGTCACCACTGTGAGGTTGCCAATagttagtgagctttagaggagcTGGTAGGTGGATCCTGTTATCGTTGCACAGAGCTAGATGAGCCATTTCCCCTTGTTTCCaggtctttatgctaagctaagctaaccatttCCTGCCTTTAGCTTTATAattaacacacagacataagGGTGGTATCactcttctcatctaactctctgcaagaaagtgTATAAGCATATCTATTTAAATCTCTACTACTTTTTTAAGTACAATGAACATGTTTGACTTTTTGTATTATGAACTGGTGGTTGAATCTACATAAAATGCATATACATggctttctgttaaaaaaagaaaatcatcttGGCTCTTGTGGTACAATGTGGCTGAAAAATACTATATacttgtttgtgtgcatgtcagTGTATTTACCTCTGTGGGAGGCAGGGTCCCTGCTGGTGGACCATCTGTTTGGCTCTGACTGGTGTTAGTGGGTCCATTAGCCTGAGCAGGCTGCCGCTGACTGAGTCCCTCTATCGTGACGTCCTCCAGCCCAGGTATGGAAGACAGCTGCACAGAACATTACAATAGTTGACACATGATCAGAGCATGAGCatgacatttatatatatatatatatatatatatatatatatatatatatatatatatatatatatatatatatagtgtcaTAAATGTCAGAAGCTCAAGAGCTCACCTTGGCTTCCAGAATACAAAGGGTTGTTTCAATCTGCTGTATGCGTAGAGATATGTTGGAAAGTTTCTGTGGGGAAAAAGTTAAACAGTTCAGGATATGATCTCAGTGTTGCAgaagttgtgtgtgtgaattaacCAGGACAACAGAGGCAAGTAAAGAGTACAAGAAGAAGTACAAACCTCTTCACAAACTGTGGAAAAGCGGTTAAGGAACCGGACTGTGTGCACGACAAACTGATTGAGATAGGCAACGACTCTTCTCTGTTGAATAGCAGGGACCTAAAGGAAACAGATGGAGCTTTATTAAGGAGGAACCCAGCATGTGATGTACTGAGGACATGAAGTAAATCACATACAGCCATTTTGCCTCCCTTAGGCCACTACACTCACTGCATTCATTCAGTTTGAACATAGTAGATGTTGTGAACTCTTTGGTTGTTGACAACAGGTTAATATGAAGTTAGTCATTTATTATTTCTACCACAACTGAGCCACCCCACACAATATTTTACAgtgattaaatatttaaataatatgTTAATTATTCAGTAAAGACTCCAACAGTTATTGCTGCAAGCTATGGATGGATGCCAAAGAGATGTTAAAAGGCAGTTTTGTTAGCTAATCATAATGAAGCTAACAGCTGCTTCGATTACAGCTAACTAGCTTAAGTACTAACGTTATAATTACTATCTGACTTGCTAATCAGGATGACAACTGTCTCGCAGCACTGTTTTGCCCCCATTTCTTCTCATTTCCTCAATATGTAGCTTGACGTTAGTTAGCTAAGCTTAATGCTAGATAGCTAGCTAATTTAGACACCAACCTTGGTAAGATCGACACCGGAACCCACGATCGGCAGCCCGTCCTCGTCCATGTTGGACGCTTTTTAAACTTGTTGCAGATGAAAGAGCAGTTTCAGTTCAAACAGCGAAAATTTTCactgcaaaaacacagaaatgttaaatacaaaaaaatttgATGGGAAACGTTTCATGTGACCGTGACGTCACGACGTTGCACCCAACGGGCGgtttgagcttttattttgaagccgCCTTTCCGGTCCTTGGAAAAGCAACAACATCCGGTTATGTCCCGTAGCTGCATTTGACAGTTTCTAATTATTACAAGTTTTATAAGCTAAAAAAATCCATTATGTCTTAAAATAACGTTTAACTCAACAGTGAGATTTCAAACTTACAAATTAGACTTTTATCTATAAACTTGTTTTACGTATGGCACAAAATATTGTTTtaccagtctttttttttttttttaaatgaattacaGTTCCATTCACTGTCTTACAAATTATGTTTTAACTAAGATTCAATTTGAGTCTTGGGGTTAGATTGAAAGTCAGTGCTGCAGAGGTTTTTGGAAGGCTTTTGTAACACCCATTGTCACttgtcaaatgttttgttttgtgtctgtgaccACAGCTGGATTTATGAGGACAAATTCTACCTGGTACATTTGATCATAATTACAACCAAAAATCTTTAAGTGCTTAGCACCTGCATGTCAGAGAACCCTTGtttatttaactgtatttttttttgtattttatgggCTTAAAACTTAGTTGTTATGCATCTATGTTTTATAATTctatcatgaaaaaatatttttgcctCTGTTGCTATAATTAATATTGATTTAAGGTTCACTAATCAACTTTCTCCAGAGTTTTCAACTGCTTCATTTGCTGATTAAAACTATGTGCTCTGTGAAAAAGCTAGTAGGTAACGTTGACATTGAGTTTTGGTTTTAAATTATACTGTTATTGAAACACGAATCACTCAGTCTAAATGAACTGTATACATGTAAACTGCTAGGGTAAATAGTTAAAATTTAATTTCTTGTCTTACTGTTGAAACTCAAGACGAGAGGAGAGAAAGTGGATTTTAAGTGAAGAACAGAAAGCTGAGTTgtgacacttttattttgaaaagaggaAACGCATACGAGTTGAGGAAGCGGGTGTTTGCGTTCCAACAGCGCATGCTAgctaaaaaacaaataacattatTTTACATCTATTTCTCAACGCTACAGCAGTCACCTCGCATTAATGGAGGTTATCGGGTCAATAGAGAAAAATAAAGGTACgtttattattaattttctcCCGCTGTAGTTTAAGGAAGGCCATGTTTATATCAGTCAGACTGTTAGCGGGACCCGTCTATTTAAAGGAATCATGACAATCAGTGGTTTTAAGACTGGAGCTGTCGCACAATGAAATAACTTGTTATAGTCTGATGTCAAATGTTAATGTGACGTAACACAGTTAATTGTTACGAGATTTAAAGCACACCTGCAGATTCTTTACCTGGTTTCAAATTCAAAACTCCCATTAAACAGGTGCATCCAGCAACTATACGGGTTCATAGGCTAATGGCAGCTTCTTAAGGGGTAGTTGTAAGAACAAATAGAAGTTGCAGTAACTTTGCCGTTGCTTTGATTTAGCAAATTATTACCTTGATTATATTTCCATTGCGAAAGAGCTTATTTAAAGAAGATTTTTAAAGTATTACAAGTAAAATAGGTGCTGCTCAGTTTGCTTGCAAACTGCTCTCCTTCACTAAAAGCTCATTGATGCCCTCAACAGACCATCTCTCACATTGCACTTTGATCCCTCAGACCCAAGCCTGCCTCTTGCATTTCTTCGCCTCCTGGTGCCTCCACTGCAGCTCCTGTCTGCTGCTATGTGGCAGCTGGCAAAGCAGAAAGATGTGATGAAGTATGATAAGCTGCAGGAGTTTGTGTTCATGGTGACAGAGGCAGTCCCTGGACTGATCAACCACAAGCAGAGAGCTCAGCTCATTCTGGGGCTAAGAGCAAGGGTGAGCAGAAGTTGTGTACTGTATCAAATATTGTAAATTTTGCTGTAATGGTTTTGCAATAGCATAGTTTGTTGACATTTCAGTTGATTCTGGAGCTTTGCAAAGGCACGGCTCGAGGTTCTGTTGATGCTCCGGTGATCCAGAGCTATTTGGATAGACTCCCAATAACCTCTGCAAACACAGATGTAAGTACAGTGAGGAAATTCCTTTttgaaaacaaataataatcTTAAAGTGACATGAATCTTATCTGTAGCAGTGCAGGGACGCAGAGGTGAAAGCAACAGAGTCCACTTTTATTGCACTTGTTCAGAGCCTGCTGAAGGATCCTGTTGAGAGAGCGTATTTCTTCCAGGTCAGACagattttaaataatttcttgTCTTGAAAATACTCACAATAAGTCCTGCAGTAAACTGACATTGAATGAACTCTTACAGGAGGTGTTCCCAGTGGAATATGGGCCACAATATGACGCCGCTCTACATGTGTTATTGTGGGAGCTGCTCTCAAAGCTGGAAAAGCTGCTCCCAGTACCAGACTTAAAACAGGTATTGAATCAGTCCATTCAGATGTCtcaggttgtttttttcttctgtgcaCAATATCACCATTTACCACAAACTGTGATTACAGACCACCGCCTGGTTCGGCTCGGCTCCTTCTGTGTTGGAGGAATGTGTCCAGTCCTCACCTGAAGAGCTGGGTTTAATCTTCGAGCACTACAAAAGTATAGGACTGCTGAAAATGCCATGTGAGTAGAGCTGAAATTATGTTGTCTTTTAAATCAGATATCAAGCAAAAACACCAAGCATGCTCTGGTTTTAGCTTCTTAAATGTAGAGATCTGCTTTTGCCTTTGTTATATCATTGAAACTGGGTAAAAAAAACATAGATTTTCAGTTGTATGATCCAATATTGAGTCTTGAAATTCCAAAATCGACCTTTGCATTCTTATCTTTTCTCAGCGAATGTGTGTAAATTTGCACAGAGTGTTGTGTGTACACctttatacatttttatcaGCTGCGACAGCGGGGCTGgtattgtttttatcttgtctgtctgtgtgtgtcatcatggcaaagTGAGGTCCTGGAGGCACCTAGGAGAGTGTAGTTGAGAtcgcagtgaaagtgaaaatggGAGTGATCTGAGCAAGAAGTAGGCGCTGAGACTGGTGTGATCCTGTCCTAAGTCCTTTAGTATAGTTCTATATACTACCTATTTTGACCCAAAATTTTATACTAAGGAAATGTGGTTACAATTTAATTTATAATTGGCACTTTAATATTCAAAAGAAAACGCCATTGTTGGTTACTTTGGAATAAAAAGAGATTTAAGTTCCCAAGATAAATTCAGGGAATCTCTTTTCGATTTATGCAACATTGca
This genomic window contains:
- the washc3 gene encoding WASH complex subunit 3; translated protein: MDEDGLPIVGSGVDLTKVPAIQQRRVVAYLNQFVVHTVRFLNRFSTVCEEKLSNISLRIQQIETTLCILEAKLSSIPGLEDVTIEGLSQRQPAQANGPTNTSQSQTDGPPAGTLPPTEPAQTAPDSAATPKAEAAAENVMTVAKDPRYARYLKMVQVGVPVMAIKNKMVLEGLDPSLLDTPDAPLPDGGTRSTEDQDIAATSSDSESSFSD